In one Kluyveromyces marxianus DMKU3-1042 DNA, complete genome, chromosome 4 genomic region, the following are encoded:
- the FIN1 gene encoding Fin1p, giving the protein MDSPSKKPLQDISNNASPPSSSSDEVFKRLSMSPTRNHRLLDKPAVRLSPQQRIQTPKRLPSPDILKPTQSLDRYDRPKSKVVKINEIVFPNSPTKTTNVLKNVPVSGGDGSLSRIRNRFKINNPSPVKMNLLDRLHQEESPQTKKELTTHDNDASVAKGLHHNYTKGSRVERTNRKTRSKSVMFKLPEDRLIALELNEMKKLNNDLLSRVAELEERVSTLERKLP; this is encoded by the coding sequence ATGGATTCTCCTAGCAAAAAGCCACTGCaagatatatcaaataatgCCTCACCACCGTCATCTTCTAGTgatgaagttttcaaaagGCTTTCGATGTCTCCAACTAGGAATCATAGATTATTAGATAAACCAGCAGTACGACTCTCCCCCCAACAAAGGATACAAACTCCCAAACGACTTCCATCTCCGGACATTCTAAAACCTACACAGAGTCTTGATAGATATGATCGCCCTAAATCCAAAGTGGTAAAGATCAACGAAATAGTGTTCCCAAATTCACCAACCAAAACAACCAATGTATTAAAAAATGTGCCTGTATCTGGAGGTGATGGTTCCCTTTCAAGAATAAGGAATAGATTCAAAATTAACAATCCCAGCCCTGTAAAAATGAACTTGCTTGATAGATTGCATCAAGAAGAGAGTCCGCAGACTAAGAAAGAATTAACCACACATGATAATGACGCCAGCGTTGCTAAAGGCCTCCATCATAATTATACTAAGGGTTCCAGAGTCGAAAGGACAAATAGGAAAACTAGATCTAAAAGTGTTATGTTCAAACTACCCGAAGATCGGTTGATAGCTTTAGAATTaaatgaaatgaagaaaCTAAATAATGATCTGCTCTCAAGAGTAGCAGAACTCGAGGAGCGTGTATCTACATTGGAGAGAAAACTACCATGA
- the REX3 gene encoding RNA exonuclease produces MQRNVMMNKRLRPSDMKMQPAPYQVRVDIVKKIYTQLKKFRQQEADSETQKTSVRWEHEIAKVSKSKQGYMFNASVMLRNIIKYKGDLDDKGAPLDTKSSLIKKSAVLEKLRTLLLDEETLSRNGFFVNMYDTEPESNQDSNFMECCRCETKFDISKIMEPTVCQYHVQRKVYNRESKKREFPCCGASLESYSDFSAGCSKASHHVYKFENFTRLSEVLPFKSLKDVDGEENVLALDCEMAFTSKGYEMIRLTIVDFWTSKIVYDKVIKPLGEVIDLNSKFSGIHHIDDSAPTIHETEKDYIGPNMINKNTLLIGHGLDNDLRVMRIVHDKIIDTAVLYPAGKFKSSLKNLSFEVLSRKIQGGEHDSSEDAIAAMDIIKKKIGVPLDKTSW; encoded by the coding sequence ATGCAAAGAAATGTGATGATGAACAAGAGGCTGCGTCCTTCGGATATGAAGATGCAGCCTGCGCCATACCAAGTTAGAGTTGATATAGTTAAAAAGATATACactcaattgaagaagtttcGACAACAAGAGGCTGATTCTGAAACGCAAAAGACGTCTGTGCGCTGGGAGCATGAAATCGCCAAAGTGTCGAAAAGCAAGCAAGGGTATATGTTCAATGCATCGGTAATGCTACGAAATATCATCAAGTACAAAGGGGATCTAGATGATAAGGGAGCACCTCTTGATACAAAATCATCGTTAATTAAAAAGTCTGCGGTTCTGGAAAAACTCCGTACCTTACTTCTAGACGAGGAAACTTTAAGTAGGAATGGTTTTTTCGTTAATATGTATGATACCGAACCAGAGAGTAACCAAGACTCGAACTTTATGGAATGCTGCAGATGTGAAACAAAATTCGACATCTCGAAGATTATGGAGCCTACAGTTTGTCAGTACCATGTACAAAGGAAGGTATATAATAGAGAAAGCAAAAAGCGAGAATTTCCGTGTTGTGGGGCATCGCTAGAGTCATACTCTGACTTTTCAGCGGGTTGTAGCAAAGCGTCACATCATGTTTAcaagtttgaaaacttcaCTCGATTATCCGAAGTTCTTCCGTTTAAATCACTAAAAGATGTAGACGGGGAAGAGAATGTATTAGCGTTAGATTGTGAAATGGCATTCACATCTAAGGGCTATGAAATGATTCGATTGACCATCGTTGATTTCTGGACATCAAAAATAGTATACGACAAAGTTATCAAACCTCTAGGAGAGGTAATTGATCTAAACTCTAAATTCAGTGGTATTCATCACATCGATGATTCAGCTCCAACCATTCACGAAACCGAAAAAGATTATATTGGACCCAATATGATTAACAAGAATACATTACTTATTGGACATGGTTTGGATAATGATCTCCGAGTCATGCGCATAGTTCATGATAAAATAATAGACACAGCAGTGCTGTACCCAGCAGGAAAGTTCAaatcttctttaaaaaATCTTTCCTTCGAAGTGTTAAGTAGGAAAATTCAAGGCGGAGAACATGACAGTTCAGAGGATGCAATCGCAGCAATGGATatcatcaaaaagaagatagGAGTACCCCTAGATAAGACCTCATGGTAG